The nucleotide window TCTAATTCTAGTAGTTTCCTCTTTATTTCCACTCCCCTCGAGTACCCACCTATACTCTTTTCTGCGACAACCCTATGACAAGGAATGATCAATAAGACGGGGTTTTTCGATAAGGCTACACCCACAGCCCTCGGAGAAGTCTTAAGATTTTCCGCTAGTTCTTTATAAGTCTTGACATGGCCCCACTTTATCTTCCTCGTCTCATTAAATACCCTCCTCCTGAAACTGTTGACCATGACGTCTATTGGCTCTGACGAAAAGTCGACTTCCTTACCTTCAAAGTACTTATCTAATTTATAGAAGAAATCAGTAAAAAAGGAGTTATCCAACAGCTCTTTTTCTGCACAGTCGCAAAAATCTAGCATTGAAAAACCTTTTTCAGTCCTCACAACGGTTATCGTGCCTAACGGGCTCTTGTAAACACCATAGACTATCATTTGAGTTTACTTATTGTACTGTTCTGACTCAAATCTCTATTCTTTATTTCCTCCATTAAGGCTGATAGGAAGGAGTCTAACTTAACATTACGCACTTCTACATTACCCCTAGCCCTGACTGTAATCTCCCCCTTCTCCATCTCCTTCTTACCCACTATGACTATATAAGGGATACCTTCATCATAGGCTCTCTTAATCCTCTTGGACAAAGTTTCTTCTCCAGTGTCAATATCGGCTCTAAAGTTCTTCTCCCTCAGCTTAAACAGTATTTGATTTGCATACTCGTCAACATCTTCAGTTATAGGCAACACCCTTACCTGAATCGGAGAGATCCAAGTAGGTAATTTTCCTCTAAAGTGCTCTAGGATGATAGCCATAAACCTGTCAATAGAACCGTAAATAGCCCTATGAACCATAACCGGTCTCTTCTTGCTACC belongs to Stygiolobus caldivivus and includes:
- a CDS encoding methylated-DNA--[protein]-cysteine S-methyltransferase translates to MIVYGVYKSPLGTITVVRTEKGFSMLDFCDCAEKELLDNSFFTDFFYKLDKYFEGKEVDFSSEPIDVMVNSFRRRVFNETRKIKWGHVKTYKELAENLKTSPRAVGVALSKNPVLLIIPCHRVVAEKSIGGYSRGVEIKRKLLELEGIKLTEEDK